The following proteins come from a genomic window of Brachionichthys hirsutus isolate HB-005 chromosome 20, CSIRO-AGI_Bhir_v1, whole genome shotgun sequence:
- the ube2j1 gene encoding ubiquitin-conjugating enzyme E2 J1: MENKYNLKSPAVKRLMKEAAELREPTEHYHAQPLEDNLFEWHFSVRGPPDSEFDEGVYHGRIVLPPEYPMKPPSIILLTPNGRFEVGKKICLSISGHHPESWQPSWSIRTALIAIIGFMPTKGEGAIGSLDYTPEERRALAKRSLDFCCETCGCALRSALLALTPNSNPSAEDHQAKELAQQISFKAESTLSRQPSESNAPERKTPTLPQGDMSTSPRQETPESNQAQPEEPPVTEVAAPRTPVATAGHPISPRQRRSQQHNQREGREAASRPTFPPAPRQANEESRAGSALVIMVLALALAVLIFRRIYLAQEYKFDYEL, encoded by the exons ATGGAGAATAAATATAACCTGAAGAGTCCAG CGGTGAAGAGGTTGATGAAAGAGGCTGCTGAACTGAGGGAGCCCACGGAGCACTATCACGCACAACCACTGGAG gACAACCTCTTTGAATGGCACTTCTCTGTGCGCGGCCCCCCCGACTCTGAGTTTGATGAAGGGGTTTACCATGGAAGGATTGTGCTTCCTCCAGAGTACCCCATGAAGCCGCCCAGCATTATCCTCCTCACG CCGAATGGAAGATTTGAAGTTGGGAAGAAGATTTGTTTGAGCATCTCTGGACACCACCCAGAAAGCTGGCAGCCCTCGTGGAGCA TTCGAACTGCCCTGATAGCTATCATTGGATTCATGCCAACAAAAGGAGAGGGGGCAATAGGATCTCTGGATTACACCCCGGAAGAGAGGCGGGCCCTTGCCAAAAG ATCTCTGGACTTCTGCTGCGAGACGTGTGGCTGCGCCCTGCGCTCGGCCCTCCTGGCTCTGACACCCAACAGCAACCCCAGTGCGGAGGACCACCAAGCTAAAGAACTGGCCCAGCAGATCAGCTTCAAG GCAGAGTCCACGTTATCCAGGCAGCCCAGTGAGAGCAATGCTCCAGAACGCAAGACACCCACGCTCCCCCAGGGAGACATGTCCACGTCTCCACGCCAGGAAACCCCTGAAAGTAATCAGGCTCAGCCG GAGGAACCTCCAGTCACTGAAGTAGCGGCACCTCGGACCCCTGTGGCCACGGCCGGTCACCCCATCAGCCCCCGGCAGCGGCGCAGCCAGCAGCACAACcagagagaggggcgagaggCAGCCAGCAGGCCGACCTTCCCCCCAGCGCCGCGCCAAGCTAACGAGGAAAGCCGCGCCGGCTCAGCACTTGTCATCATGGTGCTCGCTCTGGCTCTGGCGGTTCTCATCTTCCGCAGAATCTATCTTGCTCAAGAATACAAGTTTGACTATGAGCTGTGA